A single Pseudoxanthomonas sp. DNA region contains:
- a CDS encoding ferritin-like domain-containing protein — MAIKDMQDLFIHELSDIYSAEKQLTKALPRLARATSNPDLAEAFTFHLEETQGQIERIDTLVEELGIKLKRIKCAAMEGLVEEGKEAIESIEEGPLRDAALIAGAQKAEHYEIASYGTLAALAKQLGHRNALAALLETLEEEKATDEKLTMLAEQGGNQAAAED; from the coding sequence ATGGCCATCAAAGACATGCAGGACCTCTTCATCCATGAACTCTCCGACATCTACAGCGCCGAGAAGCAACTGACGAAGGCGCTTCCCCGTCTTGCACGCGCGACCTCGAACCCCGATCTCGCAGAGGCGTTCACCTTCCATCTGGAAGAGACGCAGGGACAGATCGAGCGCATCGACACACTGGTGGAGGAGTTGGGCATCAAGCTCAAGCGCATCAAGTGCGCGGCGATGGAGGGACTGGTGGAAGAGGGCAAGGAGGCCATCGAGTCCATCGAGGAAGGCCCGCTGAGGGATGCCGCGCTGATCGCCGGTGCGCAAAAGGCCGAGCACTATGAGATCGCCAGTTACGGCACGCTGGCCGCCCTCGCCAAGCAACTGGGCCACAGGAACGCACTGGCCGCCCTGCTGGAGACCCTGGAGGAAGAGAAAGCCACCGACGAGAAGCTGACGATGCTGGCCGAGCAGGGCGGCAATCAGGCGGCGGCAGAGGACTGA